Proteins from one Desulfocurvus vexinensis DSM 17965 genomic window:
- a CDS encoding mechanosensitive ion channel family protein gives MPLHDVLPALTDFLVQWTRTHLLAWTALAQAVAVAACCVAGWALARPLVAQMQVRFPGGPGPVARVARALAQVLPWATGMVLVLGARAAFAGAGLPGAGLKAAGTILLAYVLVRFLGSVMLSRLWGRLAAVVALVAVALETAGVLSPVLAWLDGFGLDLGGARMTVLTLAKAGVVLAVLMRLGAWASELVERRMQGVTEMTPSMRVLLGKVVRVALFVLAFMIALGSVGVDLTALTVFSGAVGVGLGFGLQKVFSNLVSGFILLLDKSIKPGDVIEVGGVYGAIKELRARFVSVVTRDGTEYLIPNEDLITGQVVNWSFSDNNVRLRLPVGVSYNTPDVRRVLALMAEAAAGVPRVLASPKPRALFRGFGDSALDLELRFWVGDPENGVGNVRSEVGLAVLDALRAAGVEIPFPQRDLHLVSGFAPGGAGAAAAPQGPPERSRGGDDPA, from the coding sequence ATGCCGCTGCACGACGTGCTTCCCGCACTGACGGATTTCCTCGTCCAATGGACCCGCACCCACCTGCTGGCCTGGACGGCCCTGGCCCAGGCCGTGGCCGTGGCCGCGTGCTGCGTGGCGGGCTGGGCCCTGGCCCGGCCCCTGGTGGCCCAGATGCAGGTGCGCTTCCCGGGCGGGCCGGGCCCGGTGGCGCGCGTGGCCCGGGCCCTGGCCCAGGTGCTGCCCTGGGCCACGGGCATGGTGCTGGTGCTGGGGGCCCGCGCGGCGTTCGCCGGGGCCGGGCTGCCCGGGGCGGGCCTCAAGGCGGCGGGCACCATCCTTTTGGCCTATGTGCTGGTGCGCTTCCTGGGGTCGGTGATGCTGTCGCGGCTGTGGGGGCGGCTGGCCGCCGTCGTGGCCCTGGTGGCCGTGGCGTTGGAGACGGCGGGCGTGCTCTCGCCCGTGCTGGCCTGGCTGGACGGCTTCGGGCTGGACCTGGGCGGGGCGCGCATGACGGTGCTGACCCTGGCCAAGGCGGGCGTCGTGCTGGCGGTGCTCATGCGCCTGGGGGCCTGGGCCTCGGAGCTGGTGGAGCGGCGCATGCAGGGCGTGACGGAGATGACGCCCTCCATGCGCGTGCTGCTGGGCAAGGTGGTGCGCGTCGCGCTGTTCGTGCTGGCCTTCATGATCGCCCTGGGCAGCGTGGGAGTGGACCTGACGGCGCTCACGGTCTTTTCGGGCGCCGTGGGCGTGGGCCTGGGCTTCGGCCTGCAGAAGGTCTTCTCCAACCTCGTCAGCGGGTTCATCCTGCTGCTGGACAAGTCCATCAAGCCCGGCGATGTGATCGAGGTCGGCGGGGTCTACGGGGCCATCAAGGAGCTGCGGGCGCGCTTTGTCTCCGTGGTCACCCGCGACGGCACGGAATACCTGATCCCCAACGAGGACCTCATCACCGGGCAGGTGGTCAACTGGTCGTTTTCCGACAACAACGTGCGCCTGCGCCTGCCCGTGGGCGTGAGCTACAATACGCCCGACGTGCGCCGCGTGCTGGCGCTCATGGCCGAGGCGGCGGCGGGGGTGCCGCGCGTGCTGGCCTCGCCGAAGCCCCGGGCGCTGTTCCGGGGCTTTGGCGACAGCGCGCTGGACCTGGAGTTGCGCTTCTGGGTCGGCGACCCGGAAAACGGCGTGGGCAACGTGCGCAGCGAGGTGGGGCTGGCGGTGCTGGACGCCCTGCGCGCCGCAGGGGTGGAGATTCCCTTTCCCCAGCGCGACCTGCACCTGGTGTCCGGCTTCGCCCCCGGCGGCGCGGGGGCTGCTGCGGCTCCTCAGGGCCCTCCGGAGCGGAGCCGGGGCGGGGACGACCCGGCCTGA
- a CDS encoding TrmB family transcriptional regulator, whose translation MDCIDALNRFGLTRQEALMYVTLLGHGPQTGYEAAKRAGISRSNAYAALAGLAEKGGAMSSGGAARRFSPTPRGEFLARLRAASEAALALLERELPERADEEEPYLTVSGHANVVDKMRAMLGAVRSHVYVSAHSAEAAHVAHELAALAARGRKTVLLCDADPGLPGVLVHRKARERGHVKIIADTAAVLTGSLEPKGSAQCLYSRNGHLVRLMREAFLNELALIAREGEAAPPGAAGQE comes from the coding sequence ATGGACTGCATCGACGCCCTCAACAGGTTCGGCCTGACCCGCCAGGAGGCGCTGATGTACGTGACCCTGCTGGGCCACGGGCCGCAGACGGGGTACGAGGCCGCCAAGCGGGCCGGGATATCGCGCTCCAACGCCTACGCGGCCCTGGCCGGGCTGGCGGAAAAGGGCGGGGCCATGAGTTCGGGCGGCGCGGCCAGGCGCTTCAGCCCCACGCCCCGGGGCGAGTTCCTGGCGCGGCTGCGCGCCGCCAGCGAGGCCGCCCTGGCCCTGCTGGAGCGCGAGCTGCCCGAGCGCGCGGACGAGGAGGAGCCCTACCTCACCGTGTCGGGCCATGCCAACGTGGTGGACAAGATGCGGGCCATGCTCGGGGCGGTGCGCAGCCATGTGTACGTCTCGGCCCACAGCGCCGAGGCCGCCCATGTGGCCCACGAGTTGGCGGCCCTGGCGGCGCGCGGGCGCAAGACGGTGCTGCTGTGCGACGCCGACCCCGGCCTGCCCGGGGTGCTGGTGCACCGCAAGGCCCGGGAGCGCGGGCACGTGAAGATCATCGCCGACACCGCCGCGGTGCTCACCGGGAGCCTGGAGCCCAAGGGCTCGGCCCAGTGCCTGTATTCGCGCAACGGCCACCTGGTGCGGCTCATGCGCGAGGCCTTCCTGAACGAGCTGGCGCTCATCGCCCGGGAGGGCGAGGCGGCGCCGCCCGGGGCGGCAGGGCAGGAGTAG
- a CDS encoding HD-GYP domain-containing protein, with amino-acid sequence MHEPFDRPGLRQDRYFAVSPLMLFPGRQGGFDVFLLRDGEFVLYTRACERFTARHRAALRENGVAEVYISCEQEPAYRAYVEHNLGKTLLHEDAPLEERARIVHDCAVDIVRSAFEHRLPEALARQQNIARVMDFVREAMAFLCAGQSFQTLAQLVSHDYRTFSHCVHVFLYSSAILQTYGTDRETLVQTGIGAMLHDIGKVLVSHDILSKTGALTLTERAVINTHPQKGVALCAGLPLSQTAHNCILLHHEKLDGSGYPAGAAGEAIPLPVRAVTIADIYDAMTTNRPYSKAMNPFQVLRIMRDEMFDELDIEMFKRFVTILSGARIV; translated from the coding sequence ATGCACGAGCCCTTCGACCGCCCCGGCCTGCGCCAGGACCGCTATTTCGCCGTATCGCCCCTGATGCTGTTCCCCGGCAGACAGGGCGGGTTCGACGTATTCCTGCTGCGCGACGGGGAGTTCGTGCTCTACACCCGCGCCTGCGAGCGCTTCACCGCGCGCCACCGGGCCGCCCTGCGCGAGAATGGCGTGGCCGAGGTCTACATTTCCTGCGAGCAGGAGCCCGCCTACCGCGCCTACGTGGAGCACAACCTCGGCAAGACCCTGCTGCACGAGGACGCCCCCCTGGAGGAGCGCGCGCGCATCGTCCACGACTGCGCGGTGGACATCGTGCGCTCGGCCTTCGAACACCGCCTGCCCGAGGCCCTGGCCCGCCAGCAGAACATCGCCCGGGTCATGGACTTCGTGCGCGAGGCCATGGCCTTCCTGTGCGCCGGGCAGTCCTTCCAGACCCTGGCCCAGCTCGTGTCCCACGACTACCGCACCTTCTCGCACTGCGTACACGTCTTCCTCTACTCCTCGGCCATCCTGCAAACCTACGGCACCGACCGCGAAACCCTGGTCCAGACCGGCATCGGCGCCATGCTCCACGACATCGGCAAAGTCCTGGTCTCCCACGACATCCTGAGCAAGACCGGCGCCCTGACCCTCACCGAGCGCGCCGTCATCAACACCCACCCCCAGAAGGGCGTGGCCCTGTGCGCCGGGCTGCCCCTGTCCCAGACCGCCCACAACTGCATCCTGCTGCACCACGAAAAGCTCGACGGCTCGGGCTATCCCGCCGGGGCGGCGGGCGAGGCCATCCCCCTGCCCGTGCGCGCCGTGACCATCGCCGACATCTACGACGCCATGACCACCAACCGCCCCTACAGCAAGGCCATGAACCCCTTCCAGGTGCTGCGCATCATGCGCGACGAGATGTTCGACGAACTGGACATCGAGATGTTCAAACGCTTCGTGACCATCCTCTCCGGGGCCCGGATCGTCTAG
- a CDS encoding efflux RND transporter permease subunit, which translates to MNISRIFVERPVMTTLLMLGLLVFGLFSYTLLPINNLPNVDFPTIEVSASLSGASPETMASSVASPLEKEFSAIAGLESITSESTLGSTRITLEFALSRNIDDAALDVQAAISSAMRALPDDMNTPPYFRKVNPAASPILMIAVSSPTLRLSEVTEYAETIMAQRISMVSGVAQVNVYGSQKYAVRIRVDPELVAARGIGLDEVLAAVQRANVNLPTGTVAGPGREYTVRSSGQLMDAEAFRPLVVSYMDGSPVRLGELAVVEDGVESERRANTFDGDPAIILAISRQPGSNTVQIVDDVLRLMPSFRSQIPAAVDLEVMYDRSQTIRESVADVEFTLYLAAVLVVLVIFLFLRTLRATIIPSLALPLSIVGTFAVMYLAGFSLNNISLMALTLSLGFVVDDAIVMLENIVRHKEMGKPTLRAVLDGSREISFTIVSMTVSLAAVFIPVLFMGGIVGRLFNEFAVTISSAILISGLVSLTLTPMLCRLILRDHARARHGALYMAIEHGFEALRRGYEATLDATLRHRALAMALSLAILGFTGWLFVAVPKGFLPSEDQGRVDVSTEAVEGTSFEVMRELQRKVDAIVAADPAVESTMSVVGSGGPNSNTNAGRVMGKLRPLHERDASADEVVARLRPQLADIPGIIAVPRNTPPVRIGGRTTKALYQFTLQNPDTEELYAHAAQFLARMRAMPQIQDVDSTMQLNTPQLRVQIDRDRAAALGVSPRQIENTLAMAYGSREVSTIYAPTNDYKVIMELAPDFQRTPYAVSMLRVRADGGALIPLDAVADLSLDSGPSSVSHTQQMPSVTLSFNLGPGQSLGPTVAAIEALALDTLPPSFNFSFQGTAKAFQDSMAGMWMLLLLSIVVIYIVLGILYESFIHPLTILSGLPSAGAGALLTLAVFGRDLDIYGFVGIIMLVGIVKKNAIMMIDFAIAAQRDQGLTPLEAIRQGALIRFRPIMMTTMAALMGALPIALGIGAGGDARQPLGLAVVGGLLISQVLTLYFTPVYYTYLDAARRRMDPAPREQAG; encoded by the coding sequence ATGAACATCTCGCGCATCTTCGTCGAACGCCCGGTGATGACCACGCTGCTCATGCTCGGGCTGCTGGTCTTCGGCCTGTTCAGCTACACGCTTTTGCCCATCAACAACCTGCCCAACGTGGACTTTCCGACCATCGAGGTCTCGGCCTCGCTGTCGGGCGCCAGCCCCGAGACCATGGCCTCGTCCGTGGCCTCGCCGCTGGAAAAGGAGTTCTCGGCCATCGCGGGGCTGGAGTCCATCACCTCCGAAAGCACCCTGGGCTCCACGCGCATCACCCTGGAGTTCGCGCTCTCGCGCAACATCGACGACGCGGCGCTGGACGTGCAGGCGGCCATCTCCTCGGCCATGCGCGCCCTGCCCGACGACATGAACACCCCGCCGTACTTCCGCAAGGTCAACCCGGCGGCCTCGCCCATCCTGATGATCGCCGTCAGCTCGCCGACCCTGCGCCTGTCCGAGGTCACGGAATACGCCGAGACCATCATGGCCCAGCGCATTTCCATGGTTTCGGGCGTGGCCCAGGTCAACGTCTACGGCTCGCAGAAGTACGCCGTGCGCATCCGCGTGGACCCCGAGCTGGTGGCCGCGCGCGGCATCGGGCTGGACGAGGTCCTGGCCGCCGTGCAGCGCGCCAACGTGAACCTGCCCACGGGCACGGTGGCGGGCCCCGGGCGCGAATACACCGTGCGCTCCTCGGGCCAGCTCATGGACGCCGAGGCCTTCCGGCCCCTGGTGGTCAGCTACATGGACGGCTCGCCCGTGCGCCTGGGCGAGCTGGCCGTGGTCGAGGACGGCGTGGAAAGCGAGCGCCGCGCCAACACCTTCGACGGCGACCCGGCCATCATCCTGGCCATCTCGCGCCAGCCGGGGTCCAACACGGTGCAGATCGTGGACGACGTGCTGCGGCTCATGCCCTCGTTCCGCTCGCAGATCCCGGCCGCGGTGGACCTGGAGGTCATGTACGACCGCTCGCAGACCATCCGCGAGTCCGTGGCCGACGTGGAGTTCACCCTGTATCTGGCCGCCGTGCTGGTGGTGCTGGTCATCTTCCTGTTCCTGCGCACCCTGCGGGCGACGATCATCCCCAGCCTGGCCCTGCCGCTGTCCATCGTGGGCACCTTCGCGGTGATGTACCTGGCCGGGTTCAGCCTGAACAACATCTCGCTCATGGCCCTGACCCTGTCCCTGGGCTTCGTGGTGGACGACGCCATCGTCATGCTGGAAAACATCGTGCGCCACAAGGAGATGGGCAAGCCCACCCTGCGCGCGGTGCTCGACGGCTCGCGCGAGATCAGCTTCACCATCGTGTCCATGACCGTGTCCCTGGCGGCGGTGTTCATCCCGGTGCTGTTCATGGGCGGCATCGTGGGCCGGCTGTTCAACGAATTCGCGGTGACCATCTCCAGCGCCATTCTCATCTCCGGGCTGGTCTCGCTGACGCTTACGCCCATGCTCTGCCGGCTCATCCTGCGCGACCACGCCCGCGCCCGGCACGGCGCGCTGTACATGGCCATCGAGCACGGCTTCGAGGCCCTGCGCCGGGGCTACGAGGCGACCCTGGACGCGACCCTGCGCCACCGGGCCCTGGCCATGGCCCTGTCCCTGGCCATCCTCGGGTTCACGGGCTGGCTGTTCGTGGCCGTGCCCAAGGGCTTTCTGCCCAGCGAGGACCAGGGCCGCGTGGACGTGTCCACCGAGGCCGTCGAGGGCACGTCCTTCGAGGTCATGCGCGAGCTCCAGCGCAAGGTGGACGCCATCGTCGCCGCCGACCCGGCGGTGGAATCGACCATGTCCGTGGTCGGCTCGGGCGGGCCCAACAGCAACACCAACGCGGGGCGCGTCATGGGCAAGCTGCGGCCCCTGCACGAGCGCGACGCCAGCGCCGACGAGGTGGTCGCCCGGCTGCGGCCCCAGCTGGCCGACATCCCCGGCATCATCGCCGTGCCGCGCAACACGCCCCCGGTGCGCATCGGCGGGCGCACCACCAAGGCGCTGTACCAGTTCACCCTGCAAAACCCCGACACCGAGGAGCTCTACGCCCACGCGGCGCAGTTCCTGGCGCGCATGCGGGCCATGCCCCAGATCCAGGACGTGGACAGCACCATGCAGCTCAACACCCCGCAGCTGCGCGTGCAGATCGACCGCGACCGCGCGGCGGCCCTGGGGGTCAGCCCGCGGCAGATCGAAAACACCCTGGCCATGGCCTACGGCTCGCGCGAGGTGTCCACCATCTACGCGCCCACCAACGACTACAAGGTCATCATGGAACTGGCCCCGGACTTCCAGCGCACGCCCTACGCCGTGAGCATGCTGCGCGTGCGCGCCGACGGCGGCGCGCTCATCCCCCTGGACGCCGTGGCCGACCTGTCCCTGGACTCGGGGCCCTCGTCGGTGTCGCACACCCAGCAGATGCCCTCGGTGACGCTGTCCTTCAACCTGGGCCCGGGCCAGTCCCTGGGGCCCACGGTGGCGGCCATCGAGGCCCTGGCCCTGGACACCCTGCCGCCCTCGTTCAACTTCAGCTTCCAGGGCACGGCCAAGGCCTTCCAGGACTCCATGGCCGGAATGTGGATGCTGCTGCTGCTGTCCATCGTGGTCATCTACATCGTGCTGGGCATCCTCTACGAGAGCTTCATCCACCCGCTGACCATCCTCTCGGGCCTGCCCTCGGCGGGCGCGGGCGCCCTGCTGACCCTGGCCGTCTTCGGGCGGGACCTGGACATCTACGGCTTCGTGGGCATCATCATGCTCGTGGGCATCGTCAAGAAAAACGCCATCATGATGATCGACTTCGCCATCGCCGCCCAGCGCGACCAGGGCCTGACGCCCCTGGAGGCCATCCGCCAGGGCGCGCTGATCCGCTTCCGGCCGATCATGATGACCACCATGGCCGCGCTCATGGGCGCGCTGCCCATCGCCCTGGGCATCGGCGCGGGCGGCGACGCGCGCCAGCCCCTGGGGCTGGCCGTGGTCGGCGGGCTGCTCATCTCCCAGGTGCTCACGCTGTACTTCACGCCGGTCTACTACACCTACCTCGACGCCGCCCGGCGCCGCATGGACCCGGCGCCCCGGGAGCAGGCCGGGTAG
- a CDS encoding efflux RND transporter periplasmic adaptor subunit, whose amino-acid sequence MHSLSAQSIHATARTDQPTRISTPMHSPTPSSRPRRAARPALVPLPALVLPALLALALAALAAGCKDGAPAQGGAPRPVTVAVAQAQARDVPLELRAVGTVQSLASVAVTPRTGGMIVAQHVADGQLVAEGQPLFQIDPRPVQARLREARAQLARDLAALEQARRDMQRQQDLVTQAAVSQEQFERARTEEDSLSATVEMNRAAIERIELELEYTDVRAPISGQAGKVLVQRGTVVEADKGTLLLINQVSPIAVDFAVPEQHLPAVRQRLLQGQAQVLAAPTGDPGPAEAGTLAAMDNAVDKATGTIGLRAVFANPAGRLWPGQFTRTTLVLGVLPQAVVVPSAAVSVGIDGPYCYVVADGVAQLRPVELGPVLDGETVVTSGVAPGETVVTQGQIRLKPGTPVSPAPAGQS is encoded by the coding sequence GTGCATAGTCTGTCTGCACAATCCATCCACGCCACGGCCCGCACGGACCAGCCCACGAGGATTTCCACACCGATGCACAGCCCCACGCCCAGCTCCCGGCCCCGACGGGCCGCACGTCCGGCCCTTGTCCCGCTTCCTGCCCTCGTCCTGCCCGCGCTGCTGGCCCTGGCCCTGGCCGCCCTGGCCGCAGGCTGCAAGGACGGCGCCCCGGCCCAGGGCGGCGCCCCCCGGCCCGTGACCGTCGCCGTGGCCCAGGCCCAGGCCCGGGACGTGCCCCTGGAGCTGCGCGCCGTGGGCACGGTGCAGTCCCTGGCCTCGGTGGCCGTCACGCCGCGCACGGGCGGGATGATCGTGGCCCAGCACGTGGCCGACGGGCAGCTGGTGGCCGAAGGCCAGCCCCTGTTCCAGATCGACCCGCGCCCGGTGCAGGCCCGGCTGCGCGAGGCCCGGGCCCAGCTGGCCCGCGACCTGGCCGCCCTGGAGCAGGCCCGGCGCGACATGCAGCGCCAGCAGGACCTGGTGACCCAGGCTGCCGTGAGCCAGGAGCAGTTCGAGCGCGCCCGCACCGAGGAGGACAGCCTGTCCGCCACGGTGGAAATGAACCGCGCGGCCATCGAGCGCATCGAACTGGAGCTGGAATACACCGACGTGCGCGCGCCCATCTCCGGGCAGGCGGGCAAGGTTCTCGTGCAGCGCGGCACGGTGGTCGAGGCCGACAAGGGCACGCTGCTGCTCATCAACCAGGTCTCGCCCATCGCCGTGGACTTCGCCGTGCCCGAGCAGCATCTGCCCGCCGTGCGCCAGCGCCTGCTCCAGGGCCAGGCGCAGGTGCTGGCCGCGCCCACGGGCGACCCCGGCCCCGCCGAGGCCGGAACCCTGGCGGCCATGGACAACGCCGTGGACAAGGCCACGGGCACCATCGGCCTGCGCGCAGTGTTCGCCAACCCCGCCGGGCGCCTGTGGCCCGGGCAGTTCACGCGCACGACCCTGGTGCTGGGCGTGCTGCCCCAGGCGGTGGTGGTGCCCTCGGCGGCGGTGAGCGTGGGCATCGACGGGCCGTACTGCTACGTGGTCGCGGACGGCGTCGCCCAGCTGCGCCCGGTGGAGCTGGGCCCCGTGCTCGACGGCGAGACCGTCGTCACCTCGGGCGTGGCCCCGGGCGAGACGGTGGTCACCCAGGGCCAGATCCGCCTCAAGCCCGGCACGCCCGTGAGCCCCGCCCCCGCAGGCCAGAGCTGA
- the amrS gene encoding AmmeMemoRadiSam system radical SAM enzyme, producing MHPAKLWKPLAGGKVQCRLCSHYCVLADGGRGQCGVRVNDGGALFTLVADRVAALAVDPVEKKPLFHFRPGTTTLSLATMGCTMSCTFCQNFSLSQPPRAGEPVQGRPADPAALVRAARDHGCASLSYTYSEPTVFFELVQATAELTRAQGLDNILVSNGFMSPECLEALGPLVQAANIDLKAFSEEFYREICGARLAPVLDTLRRIKALGWWLEVTTLVIPGLNDSDAELAAMAGFIATELGPDVPWHVSRFHPDHRLRGVPATPLATLERAWRLGHEAGLRFVYPGNVPGHDAESTRCPGCGAVLLRRAGFAVQDNVLSHGPARGHCPECGLPVAGVW from the coding sequence ATGCACCCGGCCAAGCTCTGGAAGCCCCTGGCGGGCGGCAAGGTCCAGTGCCGCCTGTGCAGCCATTACTGCGTGCTGGCCGACGGCGGGCGGGGCCAGTGCGGCGTGCGCGTCAACGACGGCGGCGCGCTGTTCACCCTGGTGGCCGACCGCGTGGCGGCCCTGGCCGTGGACCCGGTGGAGAAAAAGCCCCTGTTCCACTTCCGCCCCGGCACCACGACCCTCAGCCTGGCGACCATGGGCTGCACCATGAGTTGCACCTTCTGCCAGAATTTTTCCCTCTCCCAGCCGCCGCGCGCGGGCGAGCCCGTGCAGGGCCGACCCGCCGACCCCGCCGCCCTGGTGCGCGCCGCGCGCGACCACGGCTGCGCCAGCCTGTCCTATACCTATTCCGAGCCCACGGTGTTCTTCGAGCTGGTCCAGGCCACGGCGGAGCTGACCCGGGCCCAGGGGCTGGACAACATCCTGGTCTCCAACGGCTTCATGAGCCCGGAGTGCCTGGAGGCCCTGGGCCCGCTGGTCCAGGCCGCCAACATCGACCTCAAGGCCTTCTCCGAGGAGTTCTACCGCGAAATCTGCGGCGCACGCCTGGCCCCGGTGCTGGACACCCTGCGCCGCATCAAGGCCCTGGGCTGGTGGCTGGAGGTGACCACCCTGGTCATCCCCGGGCTCAACGACTCCGATGCCGAGCTGGCGGCCATGGCCGGGTTCATCGCCACGGAGCTGGGGCCCGACGTGCCCTGGCACGTGTCGCGCTTCCACCCGGACCACCGCCTGCGCGGGGTGCCCGCCACGCCGCTGGCCACCCTGGAGCGCGCCTGGCGCCTGGGCCACGAGGCCGGGCTGCGCTTCGTCTACCCCGGCAACGTGCCCGGCCACGACGCCGAGTCCACCCGCTGCCCGGGCTGCGGCGCCGTGCTGCTGCGCCGCGCGGGCTTTGCGGTGCAGGACAACGTGCTCTCCCACGGCCCGGCGCGCGGCCACTGCCCCGAATGCGGCCTGCCCGTGGCCGGGGTCTGGTAG
- the purM gene encoding phosphoribosylformylglycinamidine cyclo-ligase, whose amino-acid sequence MTDRSKAYTEAGVDIGAGNAFVSRIKSMVASTFTGGVITDIGGFGGLFKLDTSAMEEPVLVASTDGVGTKLKLAFEYDVHDTIGIDLVAMSVNDILVQGAKPLFFLDYFATGKLDVERAAKVLEGVVEGCKQAECALLGGETAEMPDFYAPGEYDLSGFCVGVVDNARIVDGSAVRPGDKLVGLASSGVHSNGYSLVRKLAAAAGLKGSDTFPGQEATVAETLLAPTKIYVATVRALMREIEVRGMCHVTGGGFYDNIPRVLPRGVAAHIDFGSWGMPPVFPWLREAGNMTWPEMLQIFNCGIGYILIVPEDAALDVVSRAEGMQERAWVIGTVERMTKDDTEQVVVHFPETC is encoded by the coding sequence ATGACCGACAGGAGCAAGGCCTACACCGAAGCCGGGGTGGACATCGGCGCGGGCAACGCCTTCGTCTCGCGCATCAAGAGCATGGTCGCCTCGACCTTCACCGGCGGTGTGATCACCGACATCGGCGGGTTCGGCGGCCTGTTCAAGCTCGACACCTCGGCCATGGAGGAGCCCGTGCTGGTGGCGTCCACCGACGGCGTGGGCACCAAGCTCAAGCTGGCCTTCGAGTATGATGTCCACGACACCATCGGTATCGACCTGGTGGCCATGAGTGTCAACGATATTCTGGTCCAGGGCGCCAAGCCGTTGTTCTTCCTTGATTATTTTGCAACGGGCAAGCTGGACGTGGAGCGCGCGGCCAAGGTGCTCGAAGGCGTGGTCGAGGGCTGCAAGCAGGCCGAATGCGCGCTTTTGGGCGGCGAAACCGCCGAGATGCCCGACTTCTACGCCCCTGGCGAATACGACCTGTCCGGTTTTTGCGTCGGCGTGGTGGACAACGCGCGCATCGTGGACGGCTCGGCGGTGCGCCCGGGCGACAAGCTGGTGGGCCTGGCCTCCTCGGGGGTCCACTCCAACGGCTACTCCCTGGTGCGCAAGCTGGCCGCCGCCGCCGGGCTCAAGGGCTCGGACACCTTCCCCGGCCAGGAGGCCACCGTGGCCGAGACGCTGCTGGCACCGACCAAGATCTACGTCGCCACCGTGCGCGCGCTGATGCGCGAGATCGAGGTGCGCGGCATGTGCCACGTCACGGGCGGCGGGTTCTACGACAACATCCCGCGCGTGCTGCCCCGGGGCGTGGCGGCGCATATCGACTTCGGCTCGTGGGGCATGCCCCCGGTCTTCCCCTGGCTGCGCGAGGCCGGGAACATGACCTGGCCGGAGATGCTCCAGATCTTCAACTGCGGCATCGGCTACATCCTCATCGTACCCGAGGACGCGGCCCTGGACGTGGTCTCCCGCGCCGAGGGCATGCAGGAGCGGGCCTGGGTCATCGGCACGGTGGAGCGCATGACCAAGGACGACACCGAGCAGGTGGTGGTCCACTTCCCCGAAACCTGCTAG
- a CDS encoding radical SAM protein, whose amino-acid sequence MSTGTKVQPRLLFADAKGTIYDDPDLLLLCRRGDELALPRPQDLTPLPEGSDVFLLPGRRAVGMDPETGQALALEENAVAAFVCPAHTVTGVAAYATDAGAPRLPLMAYAAVGFAEGRFWVCAKKVDEDRRQVFSGIPQERIAQGARNLLVKFPKNRLVAHLGRCALTYCCPAAKNLALGRFEAPLPTAQACNARCLGCISHQPEDSGFPAPQGRIAFRPSPAEVVEVMAEHARRERRCPVYSFGQGCEGEPLTEARTIAEAVARFRAGGGRGTVNVNTNASLPEAMEPLARAGVDSIRVSMNSADPGLYAAYYRPQGYAGLEAVRQTVEQAKVHGLFVSLNLLFFPGVTDTEAELDRLAAWCQELRVDFVQLRNLNLDPELYLELAAPFVSGPSMGLANFKKRLKKTCPDLGFGYFNPYLGDRKAPQGPEAP is encoded by the coding sequence ATGTCCACCGGCACCAAAGTCCAGCCCCGGCTGCTGTTTGCCGACGCGAAGGGCACCATCTACGACGACCCGGACCTGCTGCTGCTCTGCCGCCGGGGCGACGAGCTGGCCCTGCCCCGGCCCCAGGACCTGACCCCCCTGCCCGAGGGCAGCGACGTGTTCCTGCTGCCCGGGCGCCGCGCCGTGGGCATGGACCCCGAGACCGGGCAGGCCCTGGCCCTGGAGGAAAACGCCGTGGCCGCCTTCGTCTGCCCGGCGCACACGGTGACGGGCGTCGCCGCCTACGCCACCGACGCAGGCGCCCCGCGCCTGCCGCTCATGGCCTACGCCGCCGTGGGCTTCGCCGAGGGCCGCTTCTGGGTCTGCGCCAAGAAGGTGGACGAGGACCGCCGCCAGGTGTTCAGCGGCATCCCCCAGGAGCGCATCGCCCAGGGCGCGCGCAACCTGCTGGTCAAATTCCCGAAAAACAGGCTGGTGGCCCACCTGGGCCGCTGCGCCCTGACCTACTGCTGCCCGGCGGCCAAGAACCTGGCCCTGGGCCGCTTCGAGGCCCCGCTGCCCACGGCCCAGGCCTGCAACGCCCGCTGCCTGGGCTGCATCTCCCACCAGCCCGAGGACTCGGGCTTCCCCGCGCCCCAGGGCCGCATCGCGTTCCGGCCCAGCCCGGCGGAGGTCGTCGAAGTCATGGCCGAGCACGCCCGGCGCGAACGCCGCTGCCCGGTGTACTCCTTCGGCCAGGGCTGCGAGGGCGAGCCGCTGACCGAGGCCCGGACCATCGCCGAGGCCGTGGCCCGCTTCCGCGCAGGCGGCGGGCGCGGCACGGTAAACGTGAACACCAACGCCAGCCTGCCCGAGGCCATGGAGCCCCTGGCCCGCGCGGGGGTGGACTCCATCCGCGTGTCCATGAACAGCGCCGACCCCGGGCTCTACGCCGCCTACTACCGGCCCCAGGGCTACGCCGGGCTGGAGGCCGTGCGCCAGACCGTGGAGCAGGCCAAGGTCCACGGGCTGTTCGTGTCCCTGAACCTGCTGTTCTTCCCCGGCGTCACCGACACCGAGGCCGAGCTGGACCGCCTGGCGGCCTGGTGCCAGGAGCTGCGCGTGGACTTCGTGCAGCTGCGCAACCTGAACCTCGACCCCGAGCTGTACCTGGAGCTGGCCGCGCCCTTCGTCAGCGGCCCGAGCATGGGCCTGGCCAACTTCAAGAAGCGCCTGAAAAAGACCTGCCCGGACCTGGGGTTTGGCTACTTCAACCCGTACCTGGGCGACCGGAAAGCGCCCCAGGGGCCCGAAGCGCCCTGA